A single Bacillus sp. HMF5848 DNA region contains:
- a CDS encoding CoA pyrophosphatase: MDLHYIFSKLSQHTPSVMGHKHYSQFAVLLPLVVINDEIHILFEVRSQDLRRQPGEICFPGGRIDPHDKNAQSAAIRETTEELGIAQHDIINVFPADYLVSPFGMIVYPYVGFIQTPENICHNRAEVEDVFYVPLSYFKENTPEVHRLNVNLEPEETFPFELIQGGKHYNWRTSKLDEYFYKYDDKVIWGLTARILKNFVDML, from the coding sequence ATGGATTTACATTATATCTTTAGCAAACTGAGTCAACATACACCATCTGTCATGGGGCACAAACATTATTCTCAATTTGCTGTTCTTTTACCACTCGTTGTTATCAATGATGAAATACACATTCTTTTTGAGGTCCGCTCTCAAGATTTAAGAAGACAGCCAGGTGAAATATGTTTTCCAGGTGGAAGAATCGACCCGCACGATAAGAATGCTCAAAGTGCAGCAATTAGAGAAACAACAGAAGAATTAGGCATCGCTCAACATGATATTATAAATGTATTCCCTGCAGATTATTTAGTTTCCCCATTCGGCATGATTGTATATCCGTATGTCGGCTTCATTCAAACTCCTGAAAATATATGCCATAACCGAGCTGAAGTGGAAGATGTTTTCTATGTCCCATTGTCGTATTTTAAAGAAAACACCCCCGAAGTTCACCGGTTAAATGTTAACTTAGAGCCTGAAGAAACCTTTCCGTTTGAGCTAATTCAAGGTGGAAAGCATTACAACTGGCGAACGAGCAAGCTTGATGAGTATTTTTACAAATATGACGATAAAGTTATTTGGGGACTTACAGCAAGAATTCTTAAAAACTTTGTAGACATGCTCTGA
- a CDS encoding AbrB family transcriptional regulator: protein MKSIYSFIETVCIAFVGGFIFFKLHIPLAWLLGALLGTVVWRLLLKRDIIALPAFRNSSLMVIGYMLGISFTYDTMQQMFTLFPAMATTTVLVIGVSLALSLALAKFTNIPFKTAVIGMMPGGFSQMVILAEEMKDVDVTSVTLFQLVRLLGVIYLVPLIVRLQLFSDKVVNYEVYTYPVPSSALEVVLFIVVTVLAAFIALKMKLPTPYLVGPIIGCALLNISGFMPFNIPSIVLVATQLFLGIHVGKMIDPQRLSNWKVFGGGALVASVCLICSTIIIAAILSFVYPMSLATAFLSAAPGGIAEMGLTAKAIGADLSLVTGFQMFRIFFILFIVPPLIIKAFSFKTKTMTGQQSVK from the coding sequence ATGAAAAGCATATATTCTTTTATAGAAACAGTATGTATTGCTTTTGTTGGTGGTTTTATTTTCTTTAAGCTTCACATCCCTTTAGCATGGTTGTTAGGAGCGTTATTAGGGACCGTCGTTTGGAGACTTTTGCTAAAAAGAGACATTATAGCCTTGCCGGCTTTTCGTAACAGTTCACTCATGGTGATTGGTTATATGTTAGGCATATCGTTTACATATGATACAATGCAACAAATGTTTACATTATTCCCCGCGATGGCAACGACTACGGTGCTAGTAATAGGAGTATCACTCGCTCTGTCATTAGCACTTGCTAAGTTTACAAATATCCCTTTTAAAACGGCTGTGATTGGGATGATGCCTGGTGGTTTCTCGCAGATGGTCATATTAGCTGAAGAGATGAAAGATGTTGATGTGACTAGTGTTACTCTGTTTCAGCTTGTGCGGTTGTTAGGTGTGATTTACTTAGTACCGCTAATTGTCCGGTTACAGCTGTTTTCGGACAAGGTTGTCAATTATGAAGTGTATACATACCCTGTACCAAGTAGCGCTCTCGAAGTTGTTCTGTTTATTGTAGTAACTGTATTAGCAGCCTTCATAGCTTTAAAAATGAAGCTACCTACCCCCTATTTAGTCGGACCGATTATTGGCTGTGCATTGCTTAATATTTCGGGATTTATGCCTTTTAACATACCTAGTATCGTTCTCGTAGCGACACAGCTATTTTTAGGTATTCATGTTGGTAAGATGATAGACCCACAAAGGCTATCAAACTGGAAAGTGTTTGGAGGTGGGGCATTAGTGGCTAGTGTATGTTTAATTTGTTCTACCATTATCATTGCGGCTATATTATCGTTTGTGTATCCTATGTCGTTAGCAACCGCTTTTTTAAGTGCCGCACCTGGTGGTATTGCTGAGATGGGATTAACGGCAAAGGCTATAGGAGCAGATTTGTCTTTAGTAACGGGGTTTCAGATGTTTCGTATTTTCTTTATTTTGTTTATAGTACCCCCTTTAATCATCAAGGCATTTTCGTTTAAAACAAAAACAATGACAGGACAGCAATCAGTTAAATGA
- the ahpF gene encoding alkyl hydroperoxide reductase subunit F encodes MILEADLKAQLNQYLQLMEGDVLLKVSVGSDDVSRDMLALVEELASMSPRIKVEKVELERTPSFSVNRPSEDTGITFAGIPLGHEFTSLVLALLQVSGRAPKVDQSVIDQIKSIKGEYHFETYVSLSCHNCPDVVQALNVMSVLNPSITHTMIDGAAFKAEVENKDIMAVPTVFLNGETFGSGRMSLEEILAKLGSGPDASELSDKEPFDVLVVGGGPAGASSAIYAARKGIRTGIVAERFGGQVMDTLGIENFISVKYTEGPKLAASLEEHCKEYGIDIMNLQRAKRLEKTDDLIVVELENGAILRSKTAIISTGARWRNVGVPGEQEFKNKGVAYCPHCDGPLFEGKSVAVIGGGNSGVEAAIDLAGIVKHVTVIEFAPELKADQVLQERLHSLPNVTVIKNAQTKEITGTDKVNGITYIERDTGAEQHIALEGVFVQIGLVPNTDWLEGTLDRNRFGEIVVDNHGATSLPGVFAAGDCTNTPYKQIIISMGSGATASLGAFDYLIRN; translated from the coding sequence ATGATACTAGAAGCCGATTTAAAAGCACAACTGAACCAATACCTTCAATTAATGGAGGGTGACGTACTTCTCAAAGTAAGTGTAGGTTCTGATGACGTTTCTCGTGACATGCTAGCTCTAGTAGAAGAACTGGCTAGCATGTCACCGAGAATTAAAGTAGAAAAAGTAGAATTAGAAAGAACACCAAGTTTCAGTGTAAATCGCCCTAGTGAAGATACTGGTATTACATTTGCTGGTATCCCATTAGGTCACGAATTTACTTCATTAGTGCTAGCTCTTCTTCAAGTAAGTGGCAGAGCTCCTAAAGTTGATCAAAGTGTGATTGATCAAATCAAGAGCATTAAAGGTGAATATCATTTCGAAACTTACGTAAGCTTAAGCTGTCATAACTGTCCTGACGTTGTACAAGCTCTTAACGTCATGAGCGTGTTAAATCCTAGTATTACACATACAATGATTGATGGAGCAGCATTCAAAGCTGAGGTTGAAAATAAAGACATTATGGCCGTTCCAACTGTTTTTCTTAACGGAGAAACATTTGGTAGTGGCCGCATGAGTCTTGAAGAGATTCTTGCAAAGCTTGGAAGCGGTCCTGATGCATCAGAGTTAAGTGATAAAGAGCCGTTCGATGTTCTTGTTGTTGGTGGCGGCCCTGCTGGTGCAAGCTCGGCTATTTATGCAGCCCGTAAAGGTATTCGTACAGGAATTGTAGCAGAGCGCTTTGGTGGCCAAGTTATGGATACACTTGGGATCGAGAACTTCATTAGTGTGAAGTATACAGAAGGTCCTAAGCTTGCTGCTAGCCTTGAAGAGCATTGTAAAGAATACGGTATTGACATTATGAACTTACAACGTGCGAAGCGCCTAGAAAAGACAGACGATTTAATTGTCGTCGAGCTTGAAAACGGCGCAATCCTTCGCAGTAAAACGGCTATTATTTCTACAGGTGCTCGTTGGCGTAACGTTGGTGTTCCTGGTGAGCAAGAATTTAAAAACAAAGGGGTAGCATACTGCCCACATTGTGATGGTCCATTGTTTGAAGGAAAATCAGTAGCTGTTATTGGCGGAGGTAATTCTGGTGTGGAAGCAGCTATTGACTTAGCGGGAATTGTAAAACACGTAACTGTCATTGAGTTTGCGCCAGAATTAAAAGCTGATCAAGTTCTTCAAGAACGTCTACACAGCTTACCAAACGTAACAGTTATTAAAAATGCTCAAACAAAAGAAATCACCGGTACTGATAAAGTAAACGGTATTACGTATATTGAACGCGATACAGGAGCTGAACAACATATTGCTTTAGAAGGTGTGTTTGTTCAAATCGGTCTTGTTCCTAATACAGATTGGTTAGAAGGCACACTTGATCGCAATCGCTTTGGCGAAATCGTAGTGGACAACCATGGGGCCACAAGTCTCCCTGGCGTATTTGCAGCTGGTGACTGTACAAATACTCCATATAAGCAAATTATTATTTCAATGGGATCAGGTGCAACAGCATCATTAGGGGCATTTGACTATCTCATCAGAAACTAA
- the ahpC gene encoding alkyl hydroperoxide reductase subunit C, translating to MSLIGTEVLPFAAKAYKNGEFIDVSEQNFKGRWSVVCFYPADFTFVCPTELEDLQNEYPKLQELGVEVYSVSTDTHFTHKAWHDHSEAIGKITYAMIGDPSQKISRNFEVLNEEEGLADRGTFIIDPDGIIQTVEVNAGGIGRDASTLVNKIKAAQYVRNNPGEVCPAKWQEGGETLKPSLDLVGKI from the coding sequence ATGTCTTTAATCGGAACAGAAGTATTACCATTCGCAGCAAAAGCTTATAAAAACGGTGAATTTATTGATGTATCAGAACAAAATTTCAAAGGTAGATGGAGTGTAGTTTGCTTCTATCCAGCTGATTTTACATTCGTTTGCCCAACAGAATTAGAAGATTTACAAAACGAATACCCAAAACTACAAGAGCTTGGCGTTGAAGTATATTCAGTATCAACTGATACACACTTCACACATAAAGCATGGCATGATCATTCAGAAGCTATCGGCAAAATTACGTATGCTATGATTGGTGATCCATCTCAAAAGATTTCTCGTAACTTTGAAGTACTTAATGAAGAAGAAGGTCTTGCAGATCGCGGTACATTCATTATTGATCCAGATGGTATCATTCAAACAGTTGAAGTTAACGCAGGTGGTATCGGCCGTGATGCAAGTACTTTAGTTAACAAAATTAAAGCAGCACAATATGTACGTAACAATCCAGGCGAAGTTTGCCCTGCTAAATGGCAAGAAGGTGGAGAAACACTTAAACCAAGCCTAGACCTTGTAGGTAAAATCTAA
- a CDS encoding ABC transporter permease: MSINTLILRNFKKNISNYYLYVFALIFTVALYFAFVTLQYDPAMDATKGSIKGAASVQAASVLLVVIVSIFILYANNLFIKRRGKEIGLFQLIGLTKQRIFWILTAENFMIFFGSLLIGIFVGFSFSKLILMILFSLTGVETEATLRFSTQALIQTTTIFGGVYVLIMLMNYIFIKRQSILSLFKVVSTTEAHVRRVSVFEILIGMLGLIFIALGYFISTKLFGGDFATVEALFTAMITILALVILGTYLFYKGSVSFISNIIRKKKDGYLSITEVLSLSTIMFRMKSNSLLLTIITTVSALAIGLLSLSYISYYSTEKSAAQAVPAHFSIIGNEHAEQFKQTLQSHSISYSEKQIDVLQVNVNAEEVFDLNLNALVFRPDTLNMAVISDSDIAEYDLAKTQTIFTGYNDLVKSFMPMKESGNVTFNGKSNNTVLEYAGLKKEYYISSYFTGNSLPVAVVDKSVFESLRADINPDIQRGSSLYIGININDEEKLKQANDLFLDAFSVNRSQQSQLEMSNNAKRNTGLTMFIVGFLGLTFLITSGCILYFKQMGEGEDEKPSYTILRKLGYTEADIIKGIQVKQIYHFGIPLAVGLLHGYFAVKSGWFFFGTELWTPMIIVMFIYTALYSTFGILSVFYYKKVIKEAL, from the coding sequence TTAGCAATTACTACTTATATGTATTTGCTCTTATTTTTACAGTCGCGTTGTATTTTGCTTTTGTCACGCTTCAATATGATCCAGCCATGGATGCAACGAAAGGCTCGATAAAGGGGGCTGCGTCTGTTCAGGCGGCATCCGTACTACTTGTTGTGATTGTTTCGATTTTCATACTATATGCAAATAATCTTTTCATAAAAAGACGCGGCAAGGAAATAGGGTTGTTCCAATTAATTGGGTTAACAAAACAACGGATATTCTGGATTTTAACAGCAGAGAATTTTATGATTTTCTTTGGTTCTTTGCTCATAGGGATCTTTGTTGGATTTTCATTCTCAAAGTTAATCTTAATGATACTATTCTCCTTAACAGGGGTAGAGACAGAGGCAACTCTACGATTCTCAACACAGGCACTTATACAAACGACAACCATATTTGGTGGGGTATACGTGTTAATCATGTTAATGAATTATATTTTTATTAAAAGGCAAAGTATACTTTCTTTATTTAAAGTTGTGTCAACTACAGAAGCACATGTGCGACGAGTTTCTGTTTTTGAAATATTAATAGGAATGTTAGGTCTCATTTTTATAGCTTTAGGCTACTTTATTTCTACCAAGTTATTTGGAGGTGATTTTGCAACAGTTGAAGCTCTATTTACAGCGATGATCACCATTTTAGCTCTTGTTATTCTTGGTACTTATCTGTTTTATAAAGGGTCTGTAAGCTTTATTTCTAATATTATCCGGAAAAAGAAAGATGGCTATTTGTCGATAACAGAAGTATTGTCACTATCTACTATTATGTTTCGCATGAAGTCTAATTCATTATTGCTTACTATTATTACAACTGTGTCAGCACTTGCGATTGGGCTATTGTCATTGAGCTATATTTCTTATTATTCTACTGAAAAATCAGCAGCCCAAGCTGTCCCAGCACACTTTTCTATTATTGGTAATGAGCATGCTGAACAGTTTAAACAAACATTACAATCCCATAGTATTAGCTATAGTGAAAAACAAATAGACGTTTTGCAAGTAAACGTCAATGCTGAGGAAGTATTTGATCTAAATCTTAATGCTTTAGTCTTTAGACCAGATACTTTGAACATGGCCGTTATAAGTGACAGCGATATAGCCGAATATGATTTAGCTAAGACACAAACAATTTTTACTGGATATAATGATTTAGTGAAAAGTTTTATGCCAATGAAGGAAAGCGGAAACGTCACGTTTAATGGTAAATCTAATAATACGGTCCTTGAATATGCGGGATTAAAAAAGGAATATTATATTTCTAGCTACTTTACTGGTAACAGCCTTCCTGTTGCGGTGGTCGATAAGAGCGTGTTTGAATCATTACGTGCTGATATCAATCCAGACATACAACGTGGATCATCTCTTTACATTGGTATTAATATTAATGATGAGGAAAAGCTTAAGCAAGCTAACGATTTATTCTTGGACGCGTTTAGTGTCAATCGCTCGCAACAATCTCAATTAGAAATGAGTAACAATGCTAAACGCAATACTGGCCTAACTATGTTTATCGTAGGATTCTTAGGGTTAACTTTCTTAATTACGTCAGGGTGCATTCTTTATTTTAAACAAATGGGTGAAGGAGAAGATGAAAAACCAAGCTATACTATTTTACGAAAACTTGGTTACACTGAAGCAGATATTATAAAAGGAATACAAGTTAAGCAAATATACCACTTTGGTATACCTTTAGCGGTCGGCTTACTGCACGGTTATTTCGCCGTCAAATCTGGTTGGTTTTTCTTCGGGACCGAGCTTTGGACGCCTATGATTATCGTTATGTTCATTTACACAGCACTCTATTCAACCTTTGGTATTCTGTCAGTATTTTATTACAAAAAAGTTATTAAAGAGGCACTTTAA
- a CDS encoding LLM class flavin-dependent oxidoreductase produces MEIGISTFVETTPDPQTGEVISHAERIREVVEEIILADQVGLDVFGVGEHHREDFAASSPAVVLAAAASQTKRIRLTSAVTVLSSADPVRAYQDFATLDGISNGRAEIMAGRGSFIESFPLFGYDLHDYDELFEEKLALLLKIRESEKVTWNGKHRPSINNVGVYPRPVQNPLPVWIGSGGNRGSVIRAGVLGLPLVLAIIGGRPEQFAPLVQLYKKVAMQAGHDVSKLAVASHSHGFIADETEMAADKFFPSTQYVMNVLGKERGWGHYSRATFDAARSLEGALYVGDPETVAQKIIYLRKNVGVTRFMLHVPVGSMPHADVMRAIELLGTEVAPRVREEVAQWENG; encoded by the coding sequence TTGGAAATAGGAATTAGTACATTTGTCGAAACAACACCGGATCCTCAAACTGGCGAAGTTATTAGTCACGCCGAGCGGATTCGTGAGGTTGTCGAAGAGATTATTTTAGCGGATCAAGTAGGATTAGATGTCTTTGGTGTAGGTGAGCATCATAGAGAAGATTTTGCAGCTTCATCCCCTGCAGTAGTGTTAGCAGCAGCTGCTTCACAAACAAAACGAATACGGTTAACTAGTGCTGTTACAGTATTGTCGTCAGCTGATCCAGTACGAGCATACCAAGATTTTGCTACCCTTGATGGCATTTCAAATGGACGAGCAGAAATAATGGCTGGTCGCGGTTCCTTTATCGAATCATTTCCATTGTTTGGCTATGATTTACATGATTATGATGAACTTTTTGAAGAAAAGCTCGCGCTATTATTAAAGATAAGAGAGTCAGAGAAAGTAACGTGGAATGGGAAGCATCGACCGTCCATTAATAACGTAGGAGTATACCCACGCCCCGTTCAAAACCCATTACCTGTGTGGATAGGAAGTGGTGGGAATAGAGGATCTGTCATACGAGCAGGTGTACTTGGTTTGCCTTTAGTGTTAGCTATTATCGGAGGCAGACCAGAACAATTTGCGCCTCTTGTCCAATTATATAAAAAAGTGGCGATGCAAGCTGGACATGATGTATCTAAACTAGCAGTAGCATCCCATTCGCATGGGTTTATAGCGGATGAGACGGAGATGGCAGCAGATAAGTTTTTCCCTTCCACTCAGTATGTCATGAATGTTCTCGGTAAGGAGCGAGGCTGGGGACATTATAGTAGAGCAACATTTGATGCTGCAAGAAGCCTAGAGGGAGCACTATATGTAGGAGATCCAGAAACCGTTGCTCAAAAAATTATTTATCTTCGTAAAAACGTTGGTGTTACGAGATTTATGTTACATGTACCGGTGGGGTCTATGCCTCATGCTGACGTGATGAGAGCGATCGAACTGCTTGGAACTGAGGTGGCACCGAGAGTTCGGGAGGAAGTTGCTCAGTGGGAGAATGGCTAA
- the glsA gene encoding glutaminase A: protein MRFPLSTDQLVHMVEENRSHTILGNTAQYIPALANQDPNQLGILLMGAQGDMLMAGDTDVSFTLQSISKIISFISVCQEYGLEHVLEKVDVEPTGEAFNSIIPFEIHRPGKPFNPLINAGAITVSAMLPGNSTDEKFQNLIEFIESFIGEQLELDEDVYISEKETAHRNRALAYYLKESNLLELEVEEALDIYLKQCSINITLKQLARIGLIIAYNGKDPITKKDVFSSDVARLAKVLMVTCGMYNASGKFAAHVGIPAKSGVSGGILAAVPPQCHREAGYGIAVYSPSIDVSGNSAAGTMLLKQLSSMFNFSIF, encoded by the coding sequence ATGCGGTTTCCGCTATCTACTGATCAATTAGTACACATGGTTGAAGAAAATAGATCACATACTATATTAGGAAACACGGCACAATATATACCAGCGCTTGCCAACCAAGACCCAAATCAATTAGGTATTTTGCTAATGGGTGCTCAAGGAGACATGCTAATGGCTGGTGACACCGATGTTAGTTTTACATTACAAAGTATCTCAAAAATCATTAGCTTTATCTCCGTATGTCAAGAGTATGGTCTTGAACATGTTCTTGAAAAAGTTGATGTGGAACCAACTGGTGAAGCATTCAACTCCATTATACCGTTTGAAATTCATCGACCAGGTAAGCCGTTTAATCCATTAATTAATGCTGGAGCTATTACGGTTTCTGCTATGTTACCTGGTAATTCTACTGATGAAAAGTTTCAAAACCTTATTGAGTTTATAGAATCTTTTATCGGGGAACAGTTAGAGCTTGATGAGGATGTGTACATTTCAGAAAAGGAGACGGCTCACCGAAACCGTGCTCTTGCTTATTATTTAAAAGAATCAAATTTACTTGAGCTCGAAGTGGAAGAGGCACTTGATATTTATTTGAAGCAATGCTCTATTAACATCACTTTGAAGCAATTAGCTAGAATAGGTCTTATTATTGCTTACAACGGCAAGGATCCTATTACTAAAAAAGACGTTTTCTCAAGCGATGTTGCTAGACTCGCTAAAGTGCTAATGGTAACGTGTGGTATGTATAACGCTTCAGGGAAGTTCGCAGCCCATGTTGGTATACCTGCTAAAAGTGGCGTATCCGGAGGTATATTAGCAGCCGTACCGCCTCAATGCCACCGAGAAGCTGGTTATGGCATTGCTGTGTATTCGCCTTCCATTGATGTTAGTGGAAATAGTGCGGCTGGTACGATGTTATTAAAGCAACTATCTAGTATGTTTAATTTTAGTATTTTTTAA
- a CDS encoding DoxX family protein gives MQNLFKASLIAAWVFVVARIYLSYMWLINAENKVLYDFQIGTLLESQANSGVLPAWWASFLKTFIIPNTAIFEILVTIGELCVGIALLLGIFTRFAAMMGVIMNFSFFMTFQANLDLQMLIMQVIIVIFATTAGRIGLDRYVRTFTDKHLKFDKRGENYV, from the coding sequence ATGCAAAACTTGTTTAAGGCTAGTCTTATTGCAGCGTGGGTATTTGTTGTCGCGAGAATATATTTGAGTTACATGTGGCTCATTAATGCGGAAAATAAAGTGCTGTATGACTTCCAGATTGGGACACTACTTGAAAGTCAAGCAAACAGTGGCGTTCTCCCTGCTTGGTGGGCTAGTTTTTTAAAGACATTTATTATACCGAATACAGCGATATTCGAAATACTTGTTACAATCGGAGAGTTATGTGTAGGAATTGCTTTGTTACTCGGGATATTCACTCGCTTTGCCGCTATGATGGGAGTAATTATGAACTTCTCGTTCTTTATGACTTTTCAAGCTAACTTAGATTTACAAATGCTCATTATGCAAGTCATTATAGTCATATTTGCAACAACGGCTGGACGAATTGGGTTAGATCGCTATGTACGAACCTTTACTGATAAACATTTAAAGTTCGATAAGAGAGGGGAGAATTACGTATGA
- a CDS encoding Ger(x)C family spore germination protein produces the protein MLKHTKLTIIVLLILFTITGCWSKRELSELAIASAIAIDKKDDKYVITVQIINPGEIAGQPVSQRGTISTYQLFGETIFEALRKLTVATPRKIYLPHIRVIILSEELAKENISKVLDFFSRDHEVRTDFYMLIAKNVDAEDVLKVITPMEKIPANNIQSSLKVSQDVLAETVATSVDQLISALISPGKNPTLPGVIVEGPMDEGNSFDNVEKALSPTKIKLDGIAAFKQSQLVGWIEGDMAKGFNYVNNNVSNTIITIPCDDGEGKLSIELTESNSSIRTSIMNNSQPEIIVEVESEGSVGEVQCSIDLLLKDSIDKIENQIEEKQQKQIEQVVALAQETFQSDIFGFGEVVHKSEPKLWKTLKQDWDRTFTEITVTVKTNFKIRRFGTISQPIEKAKEEATKP, from the coding sequence ATGTTAAAACATACAAAGCTAACTATAATCGTTCTCCTCATTCTTTTTACAATAACAGGCTGTTGGAGTAAAAGGGAACTGTCTGAGCTTGCTATAGCTAGTGCCATTGCCATTGATAAAAAAGATGACAAATATGTGATAACAGTTCAAATTATTAATCCCGGCGAAATTGCCGGACAGCCTGTTTCACAAAGAGGTACCATTTCCACATACCAACTATTTGGTGAAACCATTTTTGAAGCATTAAGAAAACTAACAGTAGCAACACCAAGGAAAATTTATCTCCCACATATAAGAGTCATTATATTAAGTGAAGAATTAGCAAAGGAAAATATAAGTAAAGTGTTAGATTTCTTCTCAAGAGATCATGAGGTTCGCACCGATTTCTATATGTTAATTGCGAAAAATGTTGATGCTGAAGATGTACTAAAAGTTATTACGCCTATGGAAAAAATTCCTGCAAACAATATACAAAGCTCTTTAAAAGTGAGCCAAGATGTGCTTGCGGAGACAGTTGCTACAAGTGTTGATCAGTTAATTAGTGCGCTAATAAGCCCTGGAAAGAACCCAACGCTACCAGGTGTCATTGTTGAAGGACCAATGGACGAAGGGAATAGTTTTGACAATGTAGAAAAAGCACTTTCTCCTACAAAAATTAAACTAGATGGAATCGCCGCATTTAAACAAAGTCAGTTAGTCGGTTGGATAGAGGGGGATATGGCAAAGGGGTTTAACTATGTTAACAATAATGTCTCCAACACGATCATAACAATTCCATGTGATGATGGCGAAGGGAAACTTTCTATTGAACTGACCGAATCTAACAGTTCCATTCGTACATCAATCATGAATAATAGCCAGCCTGAAATTATTGTTGAGGTTGAATCTGAAGGAAGTGTGGGAGAGGTACAATGCTCTATAGATTTACTCCTAAAAGATTCAATAGACAAAATTGAAAATCAAATTGAAGAAAAACAGCAAAAACAAATTGAGCAAGTCGTTGCTTTAGCTCAAGAGACCTTTCAAAGTGATATTTTTGGATTTGGTGAGGTCGTTCATAAGTCAGAGCCAAAACTATGGAAAACACTAAAACAAGATTGGGATCGTACATTTACAGAAATAACGGTGACGGTTAAGACTAATTTTAAAATAAGAAGATTTGGAACAATTAGTCAGCCTATTGAAAAGGCAAAAGAAGAGGCGACAAAACCATGA
- a CDS encoding endospore germination permease produces the protein MPSMKQKISLRQFTIIVTFFTIGSAVLFLPAILAAQSKQDAWMASLLGLFFGIPTVLFYSKLAAMDEDKNFIDYCGQAFGRWGGKVASLLYLTIPFFLSVFLLWDIGDFLVTQILPETPIEIVFLMFMVVVMYGVRLGIEPIAKTGEVFFPWIIILFILLVLVLLPNYKLENMMPMFEGGVKPILKGAYMTYGFPYLELVVFLMITSFVNKPKQISKHFIYGVSLGGMTLVVITLMCILVLGADFTQRSTFPVYILGKKVSIGEVFERIEVIVAIIWFISIFFKLTITFISLITGLAQILEVNSYKLLVLPTGLILIVSTIISVPSAVYLANAIESAWTPFAITMGLILPILVFAMIKIRVRMKQEIN, from the coding sequence ATGCCTTCCATGAAACAAAAAATAAGTCTTAGACAGTTTACTATCATAGTCACATTCTTCACGATTGGCAGCGCTGTCTTATTTTTGCCTGCCATTCTTGCAGCTCAATCGAAACAAGATGCATGGATGGCATCCTTATTAGGGCTGTTTTTTGGTATTCCAACCGTTTTATTTTACAGTAAATTAGCTGCAATGGATGAAGATAAAAACTTCATAGATTATTGTGGTCAAGCTTTTGGGAGATGGGGAGGGAAAGTGGCGTCACTTCTCTACTTAACCATCCCATTTTTTTTATCCGTGTTTCTTTTATGGGACATAGGTGACTTCTTAGTCACGCAAATTTTACCTGAAACGCCGATTGAGATTGTGTTTCTTATGTTTATGGTTGTTGTCATGTATGGTGTTCGTTTAGGTATTGAGCCAATAGCTAAAACGGGGGAGGTGTTTTTTCCATGGATCATTATTCTTTTTATACTACTTGTACTCGTACTACTTCCTAATTATAAACTTGAAAACATGATGCCTATGTTTGAAGGTGGGGTCAAGCCTATTTTAAAAGGAGCGTATATGACATATGGCTTTCCTTATCTTGAGTTAGTTGTATTTTTGATGATTACCTCTTTTGTAAATAAACCAAAGCAAATATCAAAACATTTTATATACGGAGTATCATTAGGAGGCATGACACTCGTTGTTATAACACTTATGTGTATTTTAGTACTAGGAGCAGACTTCACTCAGAGAAGCACTTTCCCTGTATATATTCTTGGGAAGAAGGTAAGCATTGGGGAAGTATTTGAACGAATCGAAGTTATTGTGGCAATCATTTGGTTTATAAGTATTTTTTTTAAACTCACGATTACGTTTATATCGCTTATAACTGGGCTTGCACAAATTCTTGAAGTGAACAGCTATAAATTATTAGTATTACCTACTGGATTGATCCTCATTGTATCAACTATTATATCTGTTCCGAGTGCTGTGTACTTAGCAAATGCCATAGAAAGTGCTTGGACACCGTTTGCTATCACAATGGGGTTGATTCTTCCCATACTAGTATTCGCTATGATAAAGATACGTGTCAGAATGAAACAAGAAATTAACTAG